The following are encoded in a window of Cervus canadensis isolate Bull #8, Minnesota chromosome 11, ASM1932006v1, whole genome shotgun sequence genomic DNA:
- the C11H11orf71 gene encoding uncharacterized protein C11orf71 homolog has translation MAQNSVSLSAGDRRSRVAYLSASHGDLSSSALALAMVSGDSFLVTRPEAILPESVPRSSVRLNFRTESRRAPGGGRSPTRFNEGRELEARSRSRQARFSPYPGPAVKLDLLRSVLQQRLVALGGVIVARLSA, from the coding sequence ATGGCGCAGAACTCTGTGTCCCTGTCCGCCGGCGATCGAAGGAGCCGGGTGGCTTACCTCAGCGCTTCCCACGGTGACCTCAGCTCATCGGCTTTAGCGTTGGCGATGGTCTCCGGAGACAGCTTCCTCGTTACCAGGCCCGAGGCGATTCTTCCAGAATCTGTTCCTCGATCCTCTGTGCGGCTGAACTTCCGGACCGAGAGCCGTCGGGCGCCTGGTGGCGGCCGAAGCCCGACCCGCTTTAATGAGGGAAGGGAACTGGAGGCGCGGAGCCGAAGCCGACAGGCCAGATTCTCACCTTACCCGGGCCCTGCGGTGAAACTCGACCTTCTAAGAAGTGTCCTGCAACAGCGTCTGGTGGCACTTGGAGGAGTTATCGTAGCCCGTCTTTCGGCTTAA
- the RBM7 gene encoding RNA-binding protein 7 isoform X1, with translation MGAAAAEADRTLFVGNLETKVTEELLFELFHQAGPVIKVKIPKDKDGKPKQFAFVNFKHEVSVPYAMNLLNGIKLFGRPIKIQFRSGSSHASQEVSLSYPQHHVGNSSPTSTSPSRTVDNMTPSSQTIQRSFSSSENFQRQAVMNSVLRQMSYGGKFGSPHLDQSGFSPSVQSHNHTFNQSSSSQWRQDTPSSQRKVRLNSYPYVMDRHYSREQRYSDLSDHHYRGNRDDFFYEDRNHDGWSHDYDNRRDSGRNGKWRSSRH, from the exons ATGGGGGCGGCGGCAGCCGAAGCTGATCGCACTCTCTTTGTGGGCAACCTTGAAACGAAAGTGACAGAGGAGCTCCTCTTCGAGCTTTTCCACCAG GCTGGTCCAGTAATTAAAGTGAAAATTCCAAAAGACAAGGATGGTAAACCGAAGCAGTTTGCGTTTGTGAATTTCAAACATGAAGTATCTGTTCCTTACGCCATGAATCTGCTTAATGGAATCAAACTTTTTGGAAGGCCTATCAAGATTCAGTTTAGATCAG GAAGTAGCCATGCCTCACAGGAGGTCAGTTTGTCATATCCCCAGCATCATGTTGGAAATTCAAGCCCTACTTCCACGTCTCCTAGCAG GACGGTGGATAACATGACTCCATCATCACAGACAATTCAAAGATCTTTCTCATCTTCAGAAAATTTTCAGAGACAAGCAGTG ATGAACAGTGTTTTGAGACAGATGTCATATGGAGGGAAATTTGGTTCTCCACATCTGGATCAGTCAGGATTTtccccatcagttcagtcacataATCATACTTTTAACCAGTCTTCAAGCTCCCAGTGGCGCCAAGATACACCATCATCACAGAGAAAAGTCAGACTGAATTCTTATCCCTACGTGATGGATAGACATTACAGCCGTGAACAGCGTTACAGTGATCTCTCTGACCATCATTACAGAGGAAACAGAGACGATTTTTTCTATGAAGACAGGAATCACGATGGCTGGAGTCATGACTATGATAACAGAAGAGACAGTGGTAGAAATGGAAAATGGCGCTCATCTCGACACTAA
- the RBM7 gene encoding RNA-binding protein 7 isoform X2, protein MNLLNGIKLFGRPIKIQFRSGSSHASQEVSLSYPQHHVGNSSPTSTSPSRTVDNMTPSSQTIQRSFSSSENFQRQAVMNSVLRQMSYGGKFGSPHLDQSGFSPSVQSHNHTFNQSSSSQWRQDTPSSQRKVRLNSYPYVMDRHYSREQRYSDLSDHHYRGNRDDFFYEDRNHDGWSHDYDNRRDSGRNGKWRSSRH, encoded by the exons ATGAATCTGCTTAATGGAATCAAACTTTTTGGAAGGCCTATCAAGATTCAGTTTAGATCAG GAAGTAGCCATGCCTCACAGGAGGTCAGTTTGTCATATCCCCAGCATCATGTTGGAAATTCAAGCCCTACTTCCACGTCTCCTAGCAG GACGGTGGATAACATGACTCCATCATCACAGACAATTCAAAGATCTTTCTCATCTTCAGAAAATTTTCAGAGACAAGCAGTG ATGAACAGTGTTTTGAGACAGATGTCATATGGAGGGAAATTTGGTTCTCCACATCTGGATCAGTCAGGATTTtccccatcagttcagtcacataATCATACTTTTAACCAGTCTTCAAGCTCCCAGTGGCGCCAAGATACACCATCATCACAGAGAAAAGTCAGACTGAATTCTTATCCCTACGTGATGGATAGACATTACAGCCGTGAACAGCGTTACAGTGATCTCTCTGACCATCATTACAGAGGAAACAGAGACGATTTTTTCTATGAAGACAGGAATCACGATGGCTGGAGTCATGACTATGATAACAGAAGAGACAGTGGTAGAAATGGAAAATGGCGCTCATCTCGACACTAA